One Nonomuraea angiospora DNA segment encodes these proteins:
- a CDS encoding M1 family metallopeptidase, whose amino-acid sequence MTPYFAGHGDHRYMVSRYDLALKYRLANNRLEGTALLTVTAAEPLSVLDLDLGRFRVEGVTVDGIPARHAHGQGKLRITLPWSLAAGAVAGVEVRYAGRPVPVASPWGGLGWEELSDGALVAGQPIGAPSWFPCNDRPGDKATYRISVTTASPYRVIANGVLTEQRRAGGNTTWVYDQAEPMASYLASVQIGRYRVAEVAGTQVAHPARLATRIRHDFGRQGEMMAVFTDRFGPYPFGGYVVVVTDDELDIPVEAQGMSIFGRNHVDGRRGFERLVAHELAHQWFGNSLTLSRWSDIWLQEGFATYAEWLWSEASGGQPAAAHARRWHQRLTALPQDFVLTDPGVGTLFDDRVYKRGALTVHALRRTLGDEVFFPMLRDWTAGRRHANVTTPDFAAHVQRHAGRPVGPLLAAWLHDKPLPPLP is encoded by the coding sequence ATGACCCCGTACTTCGCCGGGCACGGCGACCACCGCTACATGGTGTCGCGCTACGACCTGGCGCTGAAGTACCGGTTGGCGAACAACCGGCTCGAGGGCACGGCCCTGCTCACGGTGACGGCCGCCGAACCCCTCAGCGTGCTCGACCTGGACCTCGGCCGCTTCCGGGTCGAAGGCGTCACCGTGGACGGCATTCCCGCCCGCCACGCGCACGGCCAGGGCAAGCTGCGGATCACGCTGCCCTGGTCGCTGGCCGCGGGCGCCGTCGCCGGGGTCGAGGTCCGCTACGCGGGCAGACCGGTGCCGGTGGCCAGCCCGTGGGGCGGGCTGGGCTGGGAGGAGCTGTCCGACGGCGCGCTGGTCGCCGGGCAGCCCATCGGCGCGCCGTCCTGGTTCCCGTGCAACGACCGGCCCGGGGACAAGGCGACGTACCGGATCTCCGTGACGACCGCGTCGCCGTACCGGGTCATCGCGAACGGGGTGCTCACCGAGCAGCGCCGCGCGGGCGGGAACACGACCTGGGTCTACGACCAGGCCGAGCCCATGGCGAGCTATCTGGCCAGCGTGCAGATCGGGCGCTACCGGGTCGCGGAGGTCGCGGGCACCCAGGTGGCGCATCCGGCGCGCCTGGCCACCCGCATCCGGCACGACTTCGGCCGGCAGGGCGAGATGATGGCGGTCTTCACCGACCGGTTCGGGCCCTATCCGTTCGGCGGCTACGTCGTCGTCGTGACCGATGACGAGCTGGACATCCCGGTCGAGGCGCAGGGCATGTCGATCTTCGGCAGGAACCACGTGGACGGGCGGCGCGGGTTCGAGCGGCTGGTGGCGCACGAGCTGGCGCACCAGTGGTTCGGCAACAGCCTCACGTTGTCGCGCTGGAGCGACATCTGGCTGCAGGAGGGGTTCGCCACCTACGCCGAATGGCTCTGGTCGGAGGCCTCAGGCGGGCAGCCCGCCGCCGCCCACGCCCGGCGCTGGCACCAGCGCCTCACCGCCCTCCCGCAGGACTTCGTGCTGACCGACCCCGGGGTGGGCACGCTGTTCGACGACCGCGTCTACAAGCGGGGGGCGCTGACCGTGCACGCGCTGCGCCGGACGCTGGGCGACGAGGTCTTCTTCCCCATGCTGCGCGACTGGACGGCGGGGCGGCGGCACGCGAACGTCACCACCCCGGACTTCGCCGCGCACGTCCAGCGGCACGCCGGCCGGCCGGTGGGGCCGCTGCTGGCGGCCTGGCTGCACGACAAGCCCCTGCCCCCGCTCCCCTGA
- a CDS encoding DUF3817 domain-containing protein: MLRWFRLVAVAEACSWAGLLVGMFFKHVTQTGELGVKVFGPIHGALFVLYAAGVILSAREAGWSRGAVVLGLVCAVPPFTSVWFERRMAARTAAGQLA; this comes from the coding sequence GTGCTGCGCTGGTTTCGACTCGTGGCGGTGGCCGAGGCGTGCTCGTGGGCGGGGCTGCTGGTCGGGATGTTCTTCAAGCACGTGACCCAGACCGGCGAGCTCGGCGTGAAGGTGTTCGGGCCGATCCACGGCGCGCTGTTCGTGCTGTACGCGGCCGGGGTGATCCTCTCGGCGCGGGAGGCGGGCTGGAGCCGGGGCGCCGTGGTGCTGGGCCTGGTGTGCGCGGTGCCGCCGTTCACCTCGGTGTGGTTCGAGCGGCGGATGGCGGCGCGTACGGCGGCCGGGCAGCTCGCCTGA
- a CDS encoding cation diffusion facilitator family transporter produces MSDNHGHHGHGHGHGVSAHADRRHLGGALALIAAFMAVEVVIGVIAGSLALISDAGHMLTDAMAIVLALVAMRIAARPPRDGFTYGLKRAEIISAQANGITLLLLAAYFTVEGVRRLIEPPHVEGLFVVVTGLAGIAVNVAATWLLSRADRSSLNVEGAFQHILNDLYAFIATTLAGVIVWLTGWARADAIAALMVAALMSKAGWGLVRAAGRVFMEAAPAEVNPAEVGRQIAALDTVVEVHDLHIWEVTSGYAALSAHVLVTPGADCHAARLAAECLLREGPGIMHTTLQVDHASPGSHAFDDDGALRRLVQHCADPHGPTHHSLRRDEMAAGDGRTGHRCTAPGE; encoded by the coding sequence ATGTCTGATAACCACGGGCACCACGGGCACGGCCATGGGCACGGCGTCAGCGCGCACGCGGACCGGCGCCATCTCGGCGGCGCGCTCGCCCTGATCGCCGCCTTCATGGCCGTCGAGGTCGTGATCGGGGTGATCGCCGGGTCGCTGGCGCTGATCTCCGATGCCGGCCACATGCTCACCGACGCGATGGCGATCGTGCTGGCGCTGGTCGCGATGCGCATCGCGGCCCGTCCGCCGCGCGACGGTTTCACCTATGGCCTAAAGCGCGCCGAGATCATCTCCGCCCAGGCCAACGGCATCACCCTGTTGCTGCTCGCGGCCTACTTCACCGTCGAGGGCGTCCGCCGCCTGATCGAGCCGCCGCACGTCGAGGGGCTGTTCGTGGTGGTCACCGGGCTGGCCGGCATCGCCGTGAACGTGGCCGCCACCTGGCTGCTGTCCCGGGCCGACCGCTCCAGCCTCAACGTCGAGGGCGCCTTCCAGCACATCCTCAACGACCTGTACGCCTTCATCGCCACCACGCTGGCCGGCGTAATCGTCTGGCTCACGGGCTGGGCCCGCGCCGACGCCATCGCCGCGTTGATGGTCGCCGCTCTGATGTCCAAGGCGGGATGGGGCCTGGTGCGGGCCGCCGGACGGGTGTTCATGGAGGCCGCCCCGGCCGAGGTGAACCCCGCCGAGGTCGGCCGCCAGATCGCCGCCCTGGACACCGTGGTCGAGGTGCACGACCTGCACATCTGGGAGGTCACCTCCGGGTACGCCGCCCTGTCGGCGCACGTGCTGGTCACCCCCGGCGCCGACTGCCACGCCGCGCGCCTGGCGGCCGAGTGCCTGCTCCGGGAGGGCCCCGGCATCATGCACACCACCTTGCAGGTCGACCACGCCTCGCCCGGCAGCCACGCCTTCGACGACGACGGCGCCCTGCGCCGGCTCGTGCAGCACTGCGCCGACCCGCACGGCCCCACCCACCACTCCCTGCGCCGTGACGAGATGGCGGCCGGCGACGGCCGCACCGGCCACCGATGCACGGCGCCGGGAGAGTGA